Below is a window of Clostridia bacterium DNA.
ATCTCTTGTGAGAAGAAAAGCGATAATGCGGCTTATGGGACGCTTCTGGACGGCGGCTGTCCTCGCGCTCATCGCGGAGGTGATAAGCCTCGCGGTCAGCTTCCTCCAGAACGCGGTCTACAAAGCGTTCGACGTCAAGCTGATAACGGCGCAGCAGCTTATCTCCACCGAGGCGATAGACGCCTATTTCAAGGAGCTGCTGAGCGACCGCTGGGCGGTCGTGAAGATGCTGTCTATCTTCGCCGGCGGCCTGCTTGTGACCTTCCTGCTGTCGGCGCCGCTGCGCTTCGGCACGCTGAAATGGCACTACGCCGTCGTCAAAGGCTCGCCGCAGACAATAGGCTACGCGCTGAACGAATACGGCACGCTGAAAAACGTCGGCCGTTCGCTCTGGATATATATCTATACCGGACTGCACTATCTGAAGTGGGGCCTGCTGATCTTCGCCGCGCCGCTCGGAATGTCCATAGGCGGCTCGCTCATCTATGAGAAGGGGCGCGAAGGCGTCGCCGGAATGCTTATGAGCTTCGGCATAGTCGCGGCGATCGGCTGCGCGGTGCTCTTCGTCTACGTGACCAACCGCCTCTTCCTTGCGCCGTATATCTACGCGGAAGGCGATATAAGCGCGTTTCAGGCGGTCCGCGAGAGCAAGGAGCGAATGCGCGGGCAGTCCGGAGGACTGCTTGTGTTTCAGCTTTCGCTGATACCGCTGATACTGATCGCCTTCTTCCTCTGCTACGGCGCGGGCACGATAATCGTCGCGCCCTTCGCGTCGATGTGCTACGCGACCTACGCCGACGAGATACTCACCGGCGGCGCCGCCGAAGAGGAAGAAATCGAATACACTGTTGAATAAATCCGAAAGAGGAAAGAAATATGAACGAAAAATACTACATCACCACAGCAATCGCCTATACGTCGCGCAAGCCGCATATAGGCAACACCTACGAAGCGGTCTTCACCGACTGCATCGCGCGCTATAACCGCCTGCGCGGGAAGGACGTCTTCTTCCTGACCGGCACCGACGAGCACGGCGTGAAGATCCAGGAGGCCGCCGAGGCCGCCGGCATAGCGCCGAAGGAGTACGTCGACCGCGTCGCCGGCGAGGTCAAAGAGGTCTGGGACCTGATGAACACCAGCTACGACAAGTTCATCCGCACGACAGACCCCGACCACGAGCGCACCGTCGCCAGGATATTCACGAAGCTTTACGAGCAGGGCGACATCTACAAGGGTGAATACTCCGGCAAATACTGCGTCGCCTGCGAGACCTACTTCACCGAGAGCCAGCTCGTCGACGGCAAATGCCCCGACTGCGGAGGCGAGGTCACCGAGGCGAAGGAGGAAGCCTACTTCTTCCGTATGAGCAAATACGCCGACCGCCTGCTGAAGTATATCGAGGAGCATCCGGACTTCATCATGCCTGAGAGCCGCCGCAAGGAGATGGTCAACAACTTCCTGCTGCCCGGGCTCAGCGACCTTTGCGTTTCGCGCACCTCGTTCTCGTGGGGCGTGCCGGTCGAGTTCGACCCGAAGCACGTCGTCTACGTCTGGATCGACGCGCTTTCCAACTACATCACCGCCCTCGGCTACGACGTCGACAAGGATAAGCAGGGCGAGAACTACAAAAAGTACTGGCCGGCGGACGTCCACGTCATCGGCAAGGACATCCTGCGCTTCCACACGATCTACTGGCCGATAATCCTCATGGCGCTCGGCGAGCCGCTTCCGAAGCAGATCTTCGGCCACCCGTGGCTGCTGAACGGCACAGACAAGATGAGCAAGTCGAAGGGCAACACCATCTACGCCGACGAGCTCTGCAAATACTTCACCGTCGACGGCGTCCGCCTCTATCTGCTGAGCGAAATGCCCTACGGCGCGGACGGCACGATCACCTACGAAGCCGTCATCCGCAAATACAACACCGAGCTTGCGAACAACCTCGGCAACCTCGTCAGCCGCACCGTCGCGATGACGAAGAAGTACTTCGGCGGCGAAACGCCCACCCCGATCCTCGAGGGCGAGCCGGTGGACGACGAGCTCATCGCCGCCTGCCGCGAGACGGCGCACACCGTCTGCGCGAAGATGGACGAGCTGCGCGTCGCCGACGCCGTGAACGCCGTCTTCGACCTGCTCGGCAGGGCGAACAAATACATCGACGAAACCGCCCCCTGGGTGCTTGCGAAGACCGAAGAGGGCCGCGAACGCCTCGGCGTCGTCATCTACAACCTGCTTGAAACTATCCGCCACGCCGCCGTCCTGCTCGCGCCCTTCATGCCCGCGACCTCGGAGAAGATACTCTCGATCTTCGACTGCAAGGCGGACTGGAACCGCCTCGAGAGCTTCGGCCAGCTCCAGACCGGCACCGACCTCGAGGACTGCGGAATGCTCTTCGCCCGCATCGACGAGGAGAAGCTGCTCGCGGAGATATTCGCGGAAAAAGAATAACGCGATGAGATTATTCGATACCCACGTACATATGGACGACCCGCGCTACGACGCGGACCGCGAGGAGCTTCTGCGCGGTCTCGCCGCCGCGGGCGTCGAGCTTATACTCAACCCATCCGCGAATATGGAGGAGTCCCGCGCCGCCGTCGCTTTGAGCGAGAAGTACCCCTTCGTCTACGCCGCCGTCGGCGTGCATCCGTCGGAAACGGCGGGCTTTTCCGAGGCGGACTGCGCGGAGCTGCTTGCGCTCGCGGCGAAGCCGAAGACGGTCGCGATAGGGGAGATCGGGCTCGATTACCACTACGACGACACCGACGCGGAAACGCAGAAACGCGCCTTCGCGCGGCAGCTCGAGCTGGCGAAGGAAGCGGACCTGCCCGTGATAATCCACTCGCGCGACGCCTGCGCCGATACGCTTCAGATCGTCCGCGCGAGCGGAGTCAGGCGCGGAGTGGTGCACTGCTTCGGCGGCAGCGCCGAGACCGCGCGCGAATACGTCGCGATGGGCTTCCACGTTTCCTTCACCGGAGTTATAACCTTCAAAAACGCGCACCGCGTCCGCGAGGCGTGCGCCGCCGTTCCGCTCGACCGCCTCATGATAGAAACCGACGGCCCGTATATGTCGCCTGAGCCGCACCGCGGCGAGCGCAACGAGCCTGCCTTCGTCCGCTTCGTCGCCGCGAAGATGGCGGAGGTCAAGGGCGTTACGCCCGATCAGCTCGCGGAGATAACGTTTGAGAACGCGCTGAAATTTTTCAGGATAAATCACTGAAACCGTCTCCAAAGGAGAAAACATGCTGCTGAAAAAACGCTTTTTCGGAAAACACGACGGACTGACCGTCTTCCTGCTTGCCGCGGGACTGGCACTGTCGGTCTTCTTGCCCGTGATGATAATGACGGGCGGATACCAGCTGTTTTTCGGCGATTTCCAGCTTCAGCAGATACCGTTTTACCGCGAGATAAACCGCGCGATACACAACGGTGAGTTCTTCTGGAACTGGAATACGGATATGGGCGTCAATACCATCGCGTCCTATTCGTTCTATCTGCTCGGCAGCCCGTTTTTCCTGATAACGCTGCTCTTCCCGAGCGCGTGGACGACCTACCTGATCGCGCCGCTCTACTGCGTGAAGATAGGCCTCGCCGCGACGGGCGCATTTTTCGTGATACGCAAGCGGGTGAGCAACAAGTATTTCGCCTACACCGGCGGCATACTCTACGCCTTCTCCGGCTTCCAGATGTTCAACCTCGTCTTCAACCACTTCCACGACGTGGTGGCGTTCTTCCCGTTCGTGATACTGGCGTTCGACGCCTGCATCGAGGAGGGGAAGCGCGGCTGGCTCGGGATAATGGTGTTTCTCAGCTCGCTTTACAGCTACTTTTTCATCCCCGGCGTCGCGGTCTTCGTGATCATATATTATATCCTGCGGCTGATAGGGAAGGATCTGAAGTTTTCCTTCAAAAACCTCTGCCGCGCGTCGTTTGAAGCCGTTATCGGCCTTGTGATGGCGGCGGTGATACTGATGCCGACGCTTATGGCGCTCTCGGATTTTCCGCGCGCGAACGAGTCCTTCGGCAACAACTACTATATGTGGTTCTTCTCCGCGACGAAGCGGTATTTCGAGCTCGCCCGCGGAATGATATTCCCGCCGGAGATACCCGGCGACCTGAACTTCTTCCACCGCGGGAGCGACTCCTGGATACCGAACTGGACCTCCACCTCCGCATGGCTGCCGCTCTTCTCGGTGACGGGCGTATGGGCGTACCTGCGCACGAAGAAGCAGCATAAGCGCGATTGGCTCTCGATGCTTCTCGTTCTCTGCTGCGTGTGTTCTTTCGTGCCGGTGTTCAACTCGGTGTTCCTGCTCTTTAAGTCGAATTACTATACCCGCTGGTGGTATATGGCGATACTGTTTATGGCGATGGCTACCGCGATCGCGCTCGACCGCCGCGAAACGAACTGGAAGGCGGGCATAAAGGGCACGATAATCGCCTCCGCGGCGATTGCGCTGCCGGTCGGACTTTCCGGCGTAGTCTGGGTGCTGACGAACCCGTCGAACTTCGAGAAGGTCGACGGCGTCGGCGACGTTCTGAAGGGGCTGGAGCAGTATCCCGACCGCTTCTGGCTTTACGTATTCTTCCTCGCGCTCTGCATCGCGATGGTGATACTGCTTACGCGCATCATGCGCCCGATGTACCTGCGCGATCTCGGCTCGGACGAAAGCGGCACCGCCGCGGCGTTCGAGGTCGGGGCAAAGAAGACGGAGAAGGCCGCGGAAGCCGACGCTGACGCGCATGATGCTGTCATCCTGAGCGAAGCGAAGGATCCCACACCTCAAGCGGACGTGTCGCAAAAGGAAGGGGATTCCTCGCCCGAAGGGCTCGGAATGACAGAAACCGCCGCCGAAATCGAAGCCGCCGAAACCGCCTCGCGTAAGCGCCGTTTCTTCAAGCGCCGTAAGTCCAAGCGCGGCGGCAAGGGGCAGGACTTCATCGTCAGGTGGTCGTCGAAAAAGCGCTACGGCGCCGCGGTGCTTGCTATGACCTGCCTGTTCGCTTTCCTCGCGTGGACGTTCTACGAGCAGATCGGATATTCCAAGGCGTTCAGCCCGGGCTTTTACGAAAAGAACTACCTTTACGCATACGACAGTATCAAGCTTGAGGGGATGGAGAATTCCCGCCTCGAGAACTACGACGGAGTGCGCAACCTTTCCATCTTCATGCACACGCCCGGCCTTTCAAGTTTCCACAGCGTCGTGCCGACGTCCACGATACGGTTTTACGATTCGATGGGCATAAAGCGCGACGTCGCCACCGCCGTGCCGATAGAGCACGGGGCGCTGCGTTCGCTGCTTTCCGTGCGTTACATTCTGGACGACGACAAGCAGCGCAGTCTCTTTGAGGACCGCGGCTGGCTGAACTACGTCGGCGAGATCGGCACCTTCGACGTGTGGGAAAACAACCAGTTCATCCCGATGGGCTTCTGCTATGACAACGTGATCCCGCGCCGCGACTACGACTCGCTTAATAACGAATCGAAGTCTCACATTCTGCTTGCCGCCATGGTGGTGGACGACGACCGGATCGATTATTTCTCCCGCTTCATGAACGACGCTCCGTTCTACACTCTCTCATACAGCGAGCTTTCGCACGCGACCAACGCCGAGAAGCGCCGCGCCACGGCGTCTAAGAGCTGGGAGTTCGGGAAAAACAGTTTCACGTCCGTGATAGATATGGCGCGTGAAAACTACGTCTTCTATTCGATCCCGTACGACGCGGGCTGGACCGCCTACGTTGACGGAGTCGAAACGGAGATCGAGCGCGTGAACATCGGCTTTATGGCGGTGCTCGTCGGAGAAGGCGAGCATACCGTGGAGTTCAAATACGTCAGTCCCGGCGTCGTCACGGGCGCGAAGGTCTCGGCGGCCGCCGCCGGAGTCTTCATCGTCTACCTCACCGCCGACGCGCTGCTTTCGCGCCGCAGAAGGCGCAGGAACGGAAGGGAGGATGCGCGAGTCCGCGTGACCGCGCTATAAACGTATGGTACTGAAAAAACGCAGGATTGTATGGTTGGCCGTGCTGCTGTGTCTGGTGCTTGTCGAAGCGGCGGTCTGGTACGCTTCGCTCGACGTCATCGGATACGAGCTTTCCGAAAGCGCGGCAGTTGAGTCTGTATATCCGGGCGGTTTGAAGAACGTCGAGGGTTACTCAGTAGACGGCGATTCCTATACGCCCGAAAACGCCGATCCGCAGCTCCTCTTTTCAACGCTCGGCAAGGAGACTTCCGCGCTTGCAGTGGATTTTGCCGAACCGCTTGAAGCAGGTACCTTTATCGAGTTTTACTACGCGCCTGCAGGCGGGCAGTTCTCCGAAGCGATGAAGGAGACGCACGTCGCTAAAGCGGGTGAGAGCCGAGTCGTTTTTCCGGTCGGCGCCGAGGGATGCGAATACCTGCGCCTCGACGTCAACGGCGCGTTCAGGCTCAAGAGCGTCGGCGTCACCGCTTCCTCCGCGAGTTCCGTGCGCGACTTGAGCGGCAGGAACTTCGGCAGGCTGGCGGTCACGATCCTTTTGACCGCCGCAGTTGTGTTCTGCGCATATGCCGCCGACGAAAAACGCCGTGCGGATGCCGATCCGGTTCCCGGAAAGATAAGAAACGGGCTGTCGACCTGGCTGCCGCATGAAAAGCTTTCCGTAAACGAAAAGGTTTTCCTTTTAGTATGCTTCGCTTCGTATTTTGTCTGGTCGCTCGTGTTCTTGCACGCTCAGTACGCGCCGGACGAAATAATGCGTTATGACGTGCCGAAATACATATACGTAAACGGTTCTCTGCCTTACGGGTACGAGGAATCCATCCGCAATCCTATATGGGGGATATCCTACGGTTTTTCAATGTCGCTGCCGTATCTGCTTCAGGCGCTGTTTATGAAGGTGACGTCCTTCTTCACGATCTCGTCTTCGGCGCTGTGGATTGCCGCGCGCCTGGTGAGCGTGCTTTCGATGACCGGCGTCGCATATTTCGCGATCTGCGTTTCAAAGCGGCTGACTAAGCAGCCGACGCGATGGATATTCATTTCGCTGACTGCGCTGACTCCGCAGATAGTATTTCTCGGCAGCTACGTCAATCTCGACGCTTTCTCGCTCTTCACCGTTATGTTCATGATATACGTTTGGGTGTACGGTATGCAGAACGAGTGGAGTATCCGCAGCTGTGTCTGGCTCGGCGTCGGGACGGGGCTCTGCCTGCTCTCATATGAATTCGCTTACCCGTTCGCGCTCGGCAGCGTGATACTTTACTTTGCGTGGCATATAGTCAACCGCAAGCGGGTGACCTTCAAGCGCTTCCTGCTCCGGGGACTGCTGATAGCGGGGATTGTCCTGCTTGTTTCCGGCTGGCACTTCATCCGCAACGCCGTGCTTTATAACGGAGATATATTCGCGTTGAATGCCTCGCGGCCGTACGCGGAAATGTACGCCCGCGCCGACCTGAAGCCTTCTATGCGCATGACGATGCAGAAGCAGGGCTATTCGATTCTCGGAATGCTTCACGGCACAGACTGGATCGAGCGCACGTTCAAGAGCACGTTCTATACGTTCGGATATATGTCGGTGTTTGCCGATGAATACGTTTACACTTATATTTGGATATTACTCTGCGTTGCGGCCGCCGCGTCGCTTTTCGCCCTTTTCCGCGACCGTAAGAAGCGCGATTCCGCACGCGTCACGGGAGCGGTTGTCGCTCTTTTCTGCGCGGCGCTGACCGTGGCAATCTCGGTATACTATTCCTGGGCGAGCGACTATCAGCCGCAGGGGCGGTATGTAATAACCGCCGCGCCGCTGCTCTTCGCGATCATCGCATACGGGGTCAACGGTCTGCTCGGCGCGATTCCGCACGTGGGGGACAAGCTCAAAAGATACGCTGCGTACCTTGCGGTGGCGGGAGTGCTGGTCTTTGATATTTACGCCTTCGTCAACTGCCTTCGCGCGTTCGTTTACGTCTGATAAGGTTGTAAAAATATAAAGGGAGATTTTGGAGGGAAAAAAGATGGTATCTTTCAATTATCCGCCATATGTAGAAACCGCATTTGATTATATGAAGCAGGCGGTCGATTCACACAAGATCTGCGGCGACGGCGACTTCACCAAGCGCTGCAACCGCTGGATGGAGGAGCGTTTCGGCGCGCAGAAGGTGCTGCTGACGACCAGCGGCACGACGGCGCTGGATATGTCCGCGCTGCTCTGCGGCATTAAGCCGGGAGACGAGGTTATACTGCCGAGTTATACCTTCTCGAGTACCGCAACGTCCTTCGTGCTCGCGGGCGCGACGCTGGTTTTCGTCGATATACGCCCGGATACGATGAATATTGACGAGAAGAAAATCGAAGAAGCGATAACTGACAGGACGCGTGCGATCGCGGTCGTCCACTACGCCGGAATGGCGTGCGATATGGACGCCGTTATGGATATCGCGCACAGGCACGGACTTTTCGTCGTGGAGGACGCCGCGCAGGGGGTCATGAGCACCTACAAGGGCAGAGCGCTCGGCACGATAGGCGATTTCGGCTGCTATTCCTTCCACGAGACGAAGAACTATTCGATGGGCGAGGGCGGCGCGATCGTCATAAACCGTCCGGAGTTCAACGAACGCGCCGAGATCCTGCGCGAGAAGGGCACCAACCGCTCGAAGTTCTTCCGCGGTCAGGTGGATAAGTACACCTGGGTGGACTTCGGCGACAGCTACCTGCCGAGCGATCTTAACGCGGCCTACCTCTGGGCTCAGCTCGAGGTCGCGGACGAGATAAACAAGGACCGTCTGCGCACATGGAACGCGTACTATGAAGCGTTCAAACCGCTGGCGGACGCCGGACGCATAGACATCCCGACGATACCGGAGGGCTGCACTCACAATGCGCATATGTTTTACATAAAATGCCGCGACCTTGAAGAGCGCACACGCTTTATCGCTCATCTGCGTGAATACGGGATAACCAGCGTTTTCCATTATATCCCGCTGCACAGTGCGCCGGCAGGGCTGAAGTTCGGACGTTTCCACGGCGAAGACGTCTACACGACAAAGGAGAGCGAACGCCTTGCGCGTCTGCCTATGTATTACGGTCTCAGCGAAAGCGACTGCGAATATGTTATAGAAAAGGTACTTGGCTTTTTCAACGGCGGTGCCGAATAATTAACGTTGGAGGGGATCATATGAAAATATCGGTTGTAGTGCCGGTTTACGGTTGTCCGGGAGCTGTTGTGCCGCTTTGCGAGCGCGTTGCAAAAA
It encodes the following:
- the metG gene encoding methionine--tRNA ligase — encoded protein: MNEKYYITTAIAYTSRKPHIGNTYEAVFTDCIARYNRLRGKDVFFLTGTDEHGVKIQEAAEAAGIAPKEYVDRVAGEVKEVWDLMNTSYDKFIRTTDPDHERTVARIFTKLYEQGDIYKGEYSGKYCVACETYFTESQLVDGKCPDCGGEVTEAKEEAYFFRMSKYADRLLKYIEEHPDFIMPESRRKEMVNNFLLPGLSDLCVSRTSFSWGVPVEFDPKHVVYVWIDALSNYITALGYDVDKDKQGENYKKYWPADVHVIGKDILRFHTIYWPIILMALGEPLPKQIFGHPWLLNGTDKMSKSKGNTIYADELCKYFTVDGVRLYLLSEMPYGADGTITYEAVIRKYNTELANNLGNLVSRTVAMTKKYFGGETPTPILEGEPVDDELIAACRETAHTVCAKMDELRVADAVNAVFDLLGRANKYIDETAPWVLAKTEEGRERLGVVIYNLLETIRHAAVLLAPFMPATSEKILSIFDCKADWNRLESFGQLQTGTDLEDCGMLFARIDEEKLLAEIFAEKE
- a CDS encoding TatD family hydrolase, with the protein product MRLFDTHVHMDDPRYDADREELLRGLAAAGVELILNPSANMEESRAAVALSEKYPFVYAAVGVHPSETAGFSEADCAELLALAAKPKTVAIGEIGLDYHYDDTDAETQKRAFARQLELAKEADLPVIIHSRDACADTLQIVRASGVRRGVVHCFGGSAETAREYVAMGFHVSFTGVITFKNAHRVREACAAVPLDRLMIETDGPYMSPEPHRGERNEPAFVRFVAAKMAEVKGVTPDQLAEITFENALKFFRINH
- a CDS encoding YfhO family protein — protein: MLLKKRFFGKHDGLTVFLLAAGLALSVFLPVMIMTGGYQLFFGDFQLQQIPFYREINRAIHNGEFFWNWNTDMGVNTIASYSFYLLGSPFFLITLLFPSAWTTYLIAPLYCVKIGLAATGAFFVIRKRVSNKYFAYTGGILYAFSGFQMFNLVFNHFHDVVAFFPFVILAFDACIEEGKRGWLGIMVFLSSLYSYFFIPGVAVFVIIYYILRLIGKDLKFSFKNLCRASFEAVIGLVMAAVILMPTLMALSDFPRANESFGNNYYMWFFSATKRYFELARGMIFPPEIPGDLNFFHRGSDSWIPNWTSTSAWLPLFSVTGVWAYLRTKKQHKRDWLSMLLVLCCVCSFVPVFNSVFLLFKSNYYTRWWYMAILFMAMATAIALDRRETNWKAGIKGTIIASAAIALPVGLSGVVWVLTNPSNFEKVDGVGDVLKGLEQYPDRFWLYVFFLALCIAMVILLTRIMRPMYLRDLGSDESGTAAAFEVGAKKTEKAAEADADAHDAVILSEAKDPTPQADVSQKEGDSSPEGLGMTETAAEIEAAETASRKRRFFKRRKSKRGGKGQDFIVRWSSKKRYGAAVLAMTCLFAFLAWTFYEQIGYSKAFSPGFYEKNYLYAYDSIKLEGMENSRLENYDGVRNLSIFMHTPGLSSFHSVVPTSTIRFYDSMGIKRDVATAVPIEHGALRSLLSVRYILDDDKQRSLFEDRGWLNYVGEIGTFDVWENNQFIPMGFCYDNVIPRRDYDSLNNESKSHILLAAMVVDDDRIDYFSRFMNDAPFYTLSYSELSHATNAEKRRATASKSWEFGKNSFTSVIDMARENYVFYSIPYDAGWTAYVDGVETEIERVNIGFMAVLVGEGEHTVEFKYVSPGVVTGAKVSAAAAGVFIVYLTADALLSRRRRRRNGREDARVRVTAL
- a CDS encoding glycosyltransferase family 39 protein; translation: MVLKKRRIVWLAVLLCLVLVEAAVWYASLDVIGYELSESAAVESVYPGGLKNVEGYSVDGDSYTPENADPQLLFSTLGKETSALAVDFAEPLEAGTFIEFYYAPAGGQFSEAMKETHVAKAGESRVVFPVGAEGCEYLRLDVNGAFRLKSVGVTASSASSVRDLSGRNFGRLAVTILLTAAVVFCAYAADEKRRADADPVPGKIRNGLSTWLPHEKLSVNEKVFLLVCFASYFVWSLVFLHAQYAPDEIMRYDVPKYIYVNGSLPYGYEESIRNPIWGISYGFSMSLPYLLQALFMKVTSFFTISSSALWIAARLVSVLSMTGVAYFAICVSKRLTKQPTRWIFISLTALTPQIVFLGSYVNLDAFSLFTVMFMIYVWVYGMQNEWSIRSCVWLGVGTGLCLLSYEFAYPFALGSVILYFAWHIVNRKRVTFKRFLLRGLLIAGIVLLVSGWHFIRNAVLYNGDIFALNASRPYAEMYARADLKPSMRMTMQKQGYSILGMLHGTDWIERTFKSTFYTFGYMSVFADEYVYTYIWILLCVAAAASLFALFRDRKKRDSARVTGAVVALFCAALTVAISVYYSWASDYQPQGRYVITAAPLLFAIIAYGVNGLLGAIPHVGDKLKRYAAYLAVAGVLVFDIYAFVNCLRAFVYV
- the rffA gene encoding dTDP-4-amino-4,6-dideoxygalactose transaminase, with amino-acid sequence MVSFNYPPYVETAFDYMKQAVDSHKICGDGDFTKRCNRWMEERFGAQKVLLTTSGTTALDMSALLCGIKPGDEVILPSYTFSSTATSFVLAGATLVFVDIRPDTMNIDEKKIEEAITDRTRAIAVVHYAGMACDMDAVMDIAHRHGLFVVEDAAQGVMSTYKGRALGTIGDFGCYSFHETKNYSMGEGGAIVINRPEFNERAEILREKGTNRSKFFRGQVDKYTWVDFGDSYLPSDLNAAYLWAQLEVADEINKDRLRTWNAYYEAFKPLADAGRIDIPTIPEGCTHNAHMFYIKCRDLEERTRFIAHLREYGITSVFHYIPLHSAPAGLKFGRFHGEDVYTTKESERLARLPMYYGLSESDCEYVIEKVLGFFNGGAE